One Punica granatum isolate Tunisia-2019 chromosome 3, ASM765513v2, whole genome shotgun sequence genomic window carries:
- the LOC116199457 gene encoding uncharacterized protein LOC116199457 gives MGSMNRFCSLMILLVISAALLTLKPVAAQVDFMRCATGIIDKECAHFLRRRVAYNTGLPPPDECCIALVEIGKPCHDAFTQFKLKKHDYVGTKADLLRRSDEVWNECVNVVKFVFPPAEAPDHFY, from the exons ATGGGATCAATGAATAGGTTTTGCTCTCTAATGATACTCCTCGTCATCAGCGCTGCACTATTGACTCTCAAACCTGTGGCTGCACAAGTCGACTTCATGAGATGTGCAACTGGAATAATTGACAAAGAATGTGCACATTTCTTACGGAGAAGGGTGGCTTATAATACGGGGCTTCCACCACCCGACGAGTGCTGCATCGCACTTGTCGAGATCGGGAAGCCTTGCCATGATGCTTTCACACAG TTTAAACTTAAGAAACACGACTACGTGGGGACCAAAGCGGATTTGCTTCGGCGAAGCGATGAAGTTTGGAATGAGTGTGTTAATGTTGTGAAATTCGTCTTCCCTCCTGCGGAGGCTCCTGATCATTTTTACTGA